A stretch of the Lolium perenne isolate Kyuss_39 chromosome 3, Kyuss_2.0, whole genome shotgun sequence genome encodes the following:
- the LOC127338449 gene encoding uncharacterized protein, producing MAEDKRSLALALATTNSSPGTTTVEVARESASTRTERARRRTMSALYDELGALLPYLPHRVTRADMLDEAIAYVRALQDTAAELEARRAVRPRRSGARDGAAEIVAFGETSSFAVRLRAARPGALTRVLEVFHRHGVPVLAATMARNAGEAAVTVTTAAVAPVVAGKIEAEILSNA from the exons ATGGCTGAGGACAAGCGCTCGCTGGCGCTGGCTCTGGCAACCACCAACAGCTCGCCGGGCACGACGACGGTGGAGGTGGCTCGTGAGAGCGCGTCGACTCGCACGGAGCGCGCACGCCGGCGGACCATGTCCGCGCTCTACGACGAGCTGGGCGCGCTGCTCCCCTACCTCCCCCACCGG GTGACCAGGGCGGACATGCTCGACGAGGCCATCGCGTACGTCAGGGCGCTCCAGGACACGGCGGCCGAGCTCGAGGCgcgcagggcggtgcggcccaggcggAGCGGCGCGCGCGACGGCGCCGCGGAGATTGTCGCGTTCGGGGAGACGTCGTCCTTCGCCGTCCGGCTGCGCGCGGCGAGGCCGGGCGCGCTGACGCGCGTGCTCGAGGTGTTCCACCGGCACGGCGTGCCCGTCCTGGCGGCCACCATGGCGCGAAACGCTGGGGAGGCGGCGGTCACGGTCaccacggcggcggtggcgccggTTGTCGCGGGCAAGATCGAAGCGGAGATCCTCAGCAATGCATGA